The Dehalococcoidia bacterium genome segment CTTCGACACCGAGCCGGCGCCGGCGATTCAGCGGCCGGAGGTGCGCGAGGCCACGGGCATGTCGGTGATCGGCGGCATCTTCCTCTCCGGCCAAAACGGCAGCATCCGCCACTTCGCCGACGGCCAGGAGCTGCAGTTCCAGCTCGCCGGCATCGACAAGCCACCGGCCGCCGCGCAGCCGCTGCTCTACAACCCGCAGAGCGGCGCCCTCTATCTGCCCGACCGTGGCAACAGCCGCATCGTCGTGCTGGACGCCAACGGCACCTTCAAGCGGCAGCTCACGCAGGTGAAGCTGGCGGGTCTGCGCGGCGCCGCGGTCGACCCGGCGCGCGACCGCCTGATCGGCGTGATCGGCCAGTCGCTGGTCGAGATCCCGCTGCCGCATTAGCTGAGCGGCGGGCCGGCGGCGCAGCGGCCGGCCGTGACGGCGCGCGCCGGCCTGCTACAATCGCGGCCGTACCCGCGTTCCGTGTGCGGGCTGCGCCGCTTCGCCGCGTGCGTGTTGCCATTGGAGTCCGGTTGCATGCCCTCCGATCGGAGCGCTCCAGACCGCCCTCCGCTGCCGGCTGTCCAGTCCTCGCGCCCCGCGGCCGTGGGGCTGTGGCTGCTGTTCCGCGCCTTCGGCACGATCGGCCTGATCAGCATGGGCGGCGGCCGTTTCGCCTACTACTTTCATGAGCTGGTCACGCGCCGCCGCTGGTTCAGCGAGCAGGAGATGCTGGAGCGGCTGGCGATCAGCCAGCTCCTGCCGGGGCCGAACGTCAGCAACCTGGCGGTGCTGCTCGGCCAGCGGCTGCGTGGCTTCCGCGGCGCGGCGCTGGCGCTGATCGCCACGCTCGGCCCCGGCGCCCTGCTGATGCTGGGCCTCAGCGCCTTCTACTTCGCGCGCGGGCAGGTGCCGGGCGCCGGGCCGGCCTTCCGCGGCATCGCCGCTGCCGCGGCCGGGCTGGCGCTGGGCACCACCGTGCAGATCGGCTGGAAGAGCGCCCGCGGCCTGCGCGCGGCGCTGCTCGGCCTGCTCACGCTGGTTGCCGTGCTGGTCCTGCACCTGCCCACGCTGCTGGCGATCCTGCTGCTGGGCGCGCTCGGCGTGCTGCTCTTCCGTGCGCCGCTGCCGAAGCGGCCGGCGCTGCTTGCTCGATCGGCGAAGGCAGCGGCGAGCAAGGGTGAAACGGACGGCGGCGCATGAGCCACGCGCGCGACCTGTTCGATCTCGTCTTGCTGCTGGTGCGCACGAGCTTCGCGGCCTTCGGCGGCGGCATCTCTGTGCTGCCGGAGATCGAGCGGGTGGCCGTTGGCCAGCATCACTGGATCACGACGCAGGAGTTCGCCGACTGCTACGCGCTGGGGGCGCTGACGCCCGGCCCCGGCATGTTGATGGTGATGGGCATCGGCTACAAGGTCGCCGGCGTGTTCGGCGCGCTGGCGGCGATGCTCTCGATGTTCCTGCCCGTGGGCGGCGTCGCCTACGTCGCCGGCTGGCGCTGGGACAAGCTCAGTCACTCGGCCTGGCGCACGGCGCTGGAGCGCGGCATTGCACCGGTGACGCTGGGGCTGCTGCTGGCCGGGAGCTGGACGCTGATTCGCGCCTCGGTGGTGGACGTGCCCACGGCGGCGATCGTCGTGGCAGCGACCGCCGCGCTGCTTAGCCGCCGCATCAGCCCGGCGCTGATCGTGCTTGCGGGCGGCGTGGCGGGCGCGGTCTTCGCGCGCTGAGGGCGGGCCCTCACCCTCACCCCCACCCCCTCTCCCTCTCCCAATCGTGTATATCGCGTGGAACGCGATGGTACATCGAGAGAGGGAGAGGGGCGATCGTGGGTTGCTGATACGATTTGGCGTCGGGTTTGCGGCGTGTGGTTGGCGGCCTTACTGATCGACGCGGGCGCAGCGGTTCAACGGCCGGGGTTGCGTGGTGACGAACAGCGTCGCGCCGTCGGCCGACCAGCTCTCGGCGCGCAGGCTCAACCCGTTGCCGGCCATGGCGGCGCGGGGCGTGCCGTCTGTACGCACGATCGCCAGGTCCGCGTAGTCGCCGTCGCCGGCCAGCGAGTAGGCCACGGCGCTGCCGTCCGGCGAAAGCAGCGGCAGGGCGGTGTACGCTCCCGGCGGCGAGAGGTCCGTCTGATCGCCGCCGGCGAGCGGCAGCGTCACGATCTGCGGCAGATCGCCGCTGGTGTCCAGGAACAGCGCCGCGCCGCCGCCGGCCTGCGCACCCGCGCCCAGGTCACTCAGCTCGCGGCAGTCGTCGAAGTACTGCGCCAGGACCTGGCCGCCGCCCGCCGGCGCGTAGGCCACCACGGAGCGGGCGAAGGGGTCCTCTTCGCGCACCGTGACGATCTGGCCGTCCGCCGTCCAGCGCGGCAGGAGGCCGACGTCCTTCGTCTCCAGTTGCCGCAGCGCCTTCGCGGCGGTGTCCCAGACCCAGAGGCCGTGCGCCGTCTGCGCCGGGTCGCCGCAGACCGGGTTCTGGAAGAGGCCGGCGCTGAAGGCGAGATAGGCGCCGTCTGCCGACCATGCCAGCCGCGAAGGGCAGGTCTTTGTCTGCCCGGGCAGGAT includes the following:
- a CDS encoding chromate transporter, yielding MPSDRSAPDRPPLPAVQSSRPAAVGLWLLFRAFGTIGLISMGGGRFAYYFHELVTRRRWFSEQEMLERLAISQLLPGPNVSNLAVLLGQRLRGFRGAALALIATLGPGALLMLGLSAFYFARGQVPGAGPAFRGIAAAAAGLALGTTVQIGWKSARGLRAALLGLLTLVAVLVLHLPTLLAILLLGALGVLLFRAPLPKRPALLARSAKAAASKGETDGGA
- a CDS encoding chromate transporter codes for the protein MSHARDLFDLVLLLVRTSFAAFGGGISVLPEIERVAVGQHHWITTQEFADCYALGALTPGPGMLMVMGIGYKVAGVFGALAAMLSMFLPVGGVAYVAGWRWDKLSHSAWRTALERGIAPVTLGLLLAGSWTLIRASVVDVPTAAIVVAATAALLSRRISPALIVLAGGVAGAVFAR